Proteins encoded together in one Anaerolineae bacterium window:
- a CDS encoding ABC transporter ATP-binding protein, with translation MPLLQIEDLTHYFGGLRAVGDFNLQLEEGELIGLIGPNGAGKTTVFNLVTGAYRPSRGRILFNGQDLVGMPPHAINALGISRTFQTIRLWNQMSVLDNILVANHHRITYRLADAFLQTPRYRRQEQEFRDQAMALLRLFRLEGHADDLASSLPYGMQRRVEIVRALASRPKLLLLDEPAAGMNPQEIGELMDFIHWIRDEFKLTIWLIEHQMRLVMNICERIKVIDFGVTIAEGTPDEIQNDPRVIEAYLGEQGEKV, from the coding sequence ATGCCACTGCTACAGATTGAGGATCTCACACACTACTTCGGCGGTCTACGGGCGGTCGGCGACTTCAACCTGCAGCTGGAAGAAGGTGAGTTGATCGGCCTGATCGGCCCCAACGGGGCGGGCAAGACCACCGTCTTCAACCTGGTCACCGGCGCCTACCGGCCCTCCAGAGGGCGCATCCTGTTCAACGGCCAGGACCTGGTCGGCATGCCCCCCCATGCCATCAATGCGCTGGGCATCAGCCGCACCTTCCAGACCATCCGCCTGTGGAACCAGATGAGCGTGCTGGATAACATCCTGGTGGCCAACCATCACCGGATCACTTACCGCCTGGCCGACGCCTTCCTGCAGACGCCGCGCTACCGTCGCCAGGAACAGGAATTCCGGGATCAGGCAATGGCATTGCTGCGGCTCTTCCGCCTGGAAGGGCATGCGGACGATCTGGCCAGCAGTCTGCCGTATGGCATGCAACGCCGCGTCGAGATCGTGCGCGCCCTGGCCTCCCGACCCAAGCTGCTGTTGCTGGATGAGCCGGCGGCGGGTATGAACCCCCAGGAAATCGGCGAGTTGATGGACTTCATCCACTGGATCCGCGACGAGTTCAAGCTGACCATCTGGCTGATCGAACACCAGATGCGCCTGGTGATGAACATCTGCGAGCGGATCAAGGTCATCGATTTCGGCGTCACCATTGCCGAAGGCACGCCGGACGAGATTCAGAACGACCCCCGGGTGATTGAAGCCTACCTGGGCGAGCAAGGAGAAAAGGTCTGA
- a CDS encoding branched-chain amino acid ABC transporter permease, whose product MDLTFLLQQFVNALQLGSLYALVALGYSMVYGVLLLINFAHGDIFMFGAFLGVFGSMVLKLPFIPTLILSMVLTALLGVTIERVAYKPLRRASRLSVVITALGVGLLLENGMLALTGADPRNYPQNFIVSEVYTIGGFSITNVKIIIIVLALLLFLGLYLIVQRTKWGMAMRAISYDKFAVPLMGVSQDQIISLTFMLGTGLGAAGGILWGVAFPVLNPYMGLRVGWKAFIAAVVGGIGDIRGAFVGGLLLGFVEIFVVALGEPFGISSTWRDPIAFALLLLILVVRPTGLFGVARRQKV is encoded by the coding sequence ATGGACCTGACCTTTTTGCTTCAGCAGTTCGTCAACGCCCTCCAGCTGGGCAGCCTCTATGCCCTGGTCGCCCTGGGTTACTCGATGGTCTATGGCGTGCTGCTGCTCATCAACTTCGCGCACGGCGACATCTTCATGTTCGGGGCATTCCTCGGCGTCTTCGGCTCGATGGTGTTGAAGCTGCCGTTCATCCCGACCCTGATCCTGTCCATGGTGCTGACCGCGCTGCTGGGCGTTACCATTGAGCGCGTGGCCTACAAGCCCCTGCGCCGGGCGTCGCGCCTGTCGGTCGTGATCACCGCCCTAGGCGTCGGGCTGCTGCTGGAAAATGGCATGCTGGCCCTGACCGGCGCCGACCCGCGCAACTACCCCCAGAACTTCATTGTGTCGGAGGTGTACACCATCGGCGGCTTCAGCATCACCAACGTCAAGATCATCATCATCGTGCTGGCCCTGCTGCTCTTCCTGGGCCTGTACCTGATCGTGCAACGCACCAAGTGGGGTATGGCCATGCGGGCCATTTCCTACGACAAATTCGCCGTGCCGCTGATGGGCGTCTCCCAGGATCAGATCATCTCGCTGACCTTCATGCTCGGCACGGGCCTGGGCGCCGCTGGTGGCATCCTGTGGGGCGTTGCCTTCCCCGTCCTCAACCCGTACATGGGCCTGCGGGTGGGCTGGAAGGCGTTCATCGCCGCGGTAGTCGGCGGCATCGGGGACATCCGTGGGGCCTTTGTGGGAGGGTTGCTGCTGGGCTTTGTGGAGATCTTTGTCGTCGCTCTGGGGGAACCATTTGGCATTTCCTCTACCTGGCGCGATCCGATCGCCTTTGCCCTGCTGCTGCTCATCCTGGTCGTCCGGCCCACCGGCCTGTTCGGCGTGGCCCGCCGCCAGAAAGTATAG
- the alr gene encoding alanine racemase, whose product MPESTFFSPSIAAPLTFIEVDLDAIVRNLRAIKAHIDPSVQIVAVVKANAYGHGAVAVARAALFAGASCLAVARVMEGVQLRQEGITAPILVLGYTMPAEAIVGVDHNLTLTVTEAHIAEQVSARAVASGRLAAVHVKVDTGMGRFGLLPEEVVPFLRRLAALPGLRLQGIFTHFAAADAADQTYTRRQFAVFQEVLQAAQAAGIAFPLRHAANSAAALSLPETHLDAVRIGLAMYGLRPSAEVEPPVALQPVLTLHSHVARVRVLPAGASIGYGCAYTTPRAMPVALVPVGYGDGYHRVLSNRGSVLINGCRCPILGRVSMDQIVVDVSEAGAVAVEDEVVLIGQQGAARIDAEEVAQLADTINYEVVTALTARVPRLYRTDDPALRAALGR is encoded by the coding sequence ATGCCTGAATCAACGTTCTTTTCACCGTCTATAGCAGCTCCGCTAACTTTCATCGAGGTCGATCTGGATGCTATTGTGCGTAATCTGCGGGCGATCAAAGCCCATATTGACCCATCGGTACAGATTGTCGCCGTCGTCAAGGCCAATGCCTACGGGCATGGTGCGGTGGCGGTGGCGCGGGCGGCACTGTTCGCCGGGGCATCGTGTCTGGCCGTCGCCCGGGTGATGGAAGGGGTGCAATTGCGCCAGGAAGGCATTACCGCCCCGATCCTGGTGCTGGGTTACACCATGCCCGCCGAGGCAATCGTCGGCGTGGATCATAATCTGACTTTGACCGTCACCGAGGCGCATATCGCCGAACAGGTATCGGCGCGGGCGGTCGCCAGCGGGCGGTTGGCCGCCGTGCATGTCAAAGTCGATACAGGCATGGGGCGTTTTGGCCTGTTGCCGGAAGAGGTGGTTCCTTTTTTGCGGCGGCTCGCCGCTCTGCCCGGCCTGCGGCTGCAAGGCATCTTCACCCACTTTGCGGCGGCGGATGCCGCCGACCAGACGTATACGCGTCGTCAGTTTGCCGTGTTCCAGGAGGTGCTGCAGGCGGCTCAGGCGGCGGGGATCGCCTTCCCGTTGCGACATGCTGCCAACAGCGCCGCCGCGTTGAGCCTGCCGGAAACACACCTGGACGCTGTACGGATCGGCCTTGCCATGTACGGTTTGCGCCCCTCCGCTGAAGTGGAGCCGCCCGTTGCTCTGCAGCCGGTGCTGACGCTCCACAGCCATGTAGCCCGCGTGCGCGTCCTGCCAGCGGGCGCGAGCATCGGCTATGGCTGCGCGTATACCACGCCGCGCGCGATGCCGGTGGCCCTGGTTCCTGTTGGTTACGGGGATGGGTATCACCGCGTTCTTTCCAACCGGGGTAGTGTCCTGATCAATGGCTGCCGCTGCCCGATCCTGGGGCGGGTGAGCATGGATCAGATCGTGGTCGATGTCTCGGAAGCCGGGGCAGTGGCGGTTGAAGATGAAGTGGTGTTGATCGGGCAACAGGGCGCGGCCCGCATCGACGCGGAAGAGGTGGCGCAATTGGCGGACACGATCAACTACGAGGTCGTGACGGCGCTGACCGCCCGTGTGCCGCGCCTGTACCGGACGGACGATCCGGCGCTGCGGGCCGCGCTGGGGCGGTAG
- a CDS encoding ABC transporter substrate-binding protein: MPKRLVTLALLVAVVVTAFGGLPLAAQEECNFVGEVVIGVIASLTGDRPKVGQSTVEAAEMVVDEINAACGLKINDENYEVVILVEDSESKGESAVAAATRLIVDEEVLAIIGPQASVEAVPAGQVANDRETPMISPWSTNPNTTLDRPWVFRAAFLDPFQGPVVAGFVSKEFEAKTAAVLYDIASDYPKGLAENFRDAAVEAGIEIVAFESFTTGDTDFSSQLTNIIRANPDVIFTPQYYNEVPLIVQQARQLGYEGPIVGSDSWGTPDLLTLCGEACEGLFFSTHYAPDIATDVAQAFISRYEELYGAKPDDVAALTYDAFQMLFMAITNAQSLEREDVREALASIELFEGVTGLMSFDEQGDPIKCAVIIQIKDGAFTYYDTACPAGFPPETVETSS; this comes from the coding sequence ATGCCCAAGCGTCTCGTCACCCTTGCTCTGTTGGTAGCGGTGGTCGTCACCGCTTTCGGCGGCCTGCCTCTGGCGGCCCAGGAGGAGTGTAATTTTGTTGGCGAAGTGGTTATTGGGGTGATTGCCTCGCTGACGGGCGACCGGCCCAAAGTGGGGCAGAGCACCGTTGAAGCAGCCGAAATGGTGGTAGATGAGATCAACGCCGCCTGCGGCCTGAAGATCAATGACGAAAACTACGAAGTAGTCATTCTTGTGGAAGACAGCGAATCTAAGGGCGAGTCGGCGGTAGCCGCCGCTACCCGTCTGATCGTCGATGAAGAGGTGCTGGCCATCATCGGCCCGCAGGCCAGCGTGGAAGCCGTGCCCGCCGGCCAGGTGGCCAATGACCGTGAGACGCCGATGATCAGCCCGTGGTCGACCAACCCCAACACCACCCTGGATCGGCCCTGGGTCTTCCGCGCTGCCTTCCTTGACCCCTTCCAGGGGCCGGTGGTAGCTGGTTTTGTCTCCAAGGAGTTCGAGGCCAAGACGGCCGCCGTGCTCTATGACATCGCCAGCGACTACCCCAAGGGTCTGGCAGAGAACTTCCGCGATGCGGCAGTTGAGGCCGGGATCGAAATCGTCGCTTTTGAGAGCTTCACCACTGGCGACACGGACTTCAGCTCGCAGCTCACCAACATCATCCGCGCCAACCCGGATGTGATCTTCACCCCGCAGTACTACAACGAGGTGCCGCTGATCGTCCAGCAGGCCCGCCAGCTGGGCTATGAAGGCCCGATCGTCGGCAGCGACAGCTGGGGCACGCCCGACCTGCTCACGCTGTGCGGCGAAGCCTGTGAGGGGCTGTTCTTCAGCACCCATTACGCGCCGGACATCGCCACCGATGTCGCCCAGGCTTTCATCAGCCGCTACGAAGAGCTGTACGGTGCCAAGCCGGATGACGTGGCCGCGCTGACCTATGACGCCTTCCAGATGCTCTTTATGGCCATCACTAACGCCCAGTCGCTGGAGCGCGAGGACGTGCGTGAAGCCCTGGCCTCCATCGAACTGTTTGAGGGCGTCACCGGCCTGATGAGCTTCGACGAGCAGGGCGATCCGATCAAGTGCGCGGTGATCATCCAGATCAAGGATGGCGCCTTCACCTACTACGACACCGCCTGCCCGGCTGGCTTCCCACCTGAGACGGTAGAAACCAGCTCGTAA
- a CDS encoding winged helix-turn-helix transcriptional regulator gives MDSQLVQEVELLYRQVCHAMGDPKRLMILYALAGGQRRYVSELAEELGMPQPTVSRHLKILRDRCLVTATRDGATVYYTLKDERIIQALDLLRAMLRDRLAEQAQLAEFNALSAGLDNT, from the coding sequence ATGGATTCCCAGCTGGTGCAGGAAGTTGAATTGCTTTACAGGCAGGTGTGCCATGCCATGGGCGACCCCAAGCGTCTGATGATCCTGTACGCGCTGGCTGGTGGGCAGCGACGTTATGTCAGCGAGCTGGCCGAGGAGCTGGGCATGCCCCAGCCGACCGTCTCCCGTCACCTCAAAATCCTGCGCGATCGATGCCTGGTCACGGCTACCCGCGACGGTGCAACGGTGTATTACACCCTCAAGGATGAGCGCATCATTCAGGCGTTGGATCTGCTGCGGGCCATGCTACGCGATCGCCTGGCCGAGCAGGCGCAACTGGCTGAGTTCAACGCGCTCAGTGCCGGGCTGGATAACACCTGA
- a CDS encoding branched-chain amino acid ABC transporter permease: MLIIPTILIALLLRRPIARFLQSIPRWLGLFLHIAALYVIVMLWGADGGSRELILIYMGINIMLAISLNLVNGYMGEFSVGHAGFMAVGAYVSAILTMWLFTDERVFGPAVLPAEWGMPFGFILALLAGGMAAALVGLLVAFPSFKTRGDYLAIVTLAVNFIVQGVINNMEAIGGARGLNGVPLWTNLTWIFLFALLSVIAIHNLVKSTLGKGIIAIREDEISASLMGVNTRHLKLVAFLVSSFIAGVAGGLFAHYLAYVNPGNFGILKSTEALVMVYLGGMGSISGSIVAAAIFTVLIEALRPLAVLKWVVVPLILITLMLFRPQGLFGFREVRLNLGLRQEGSAPVAPVKEARDATATD; encoded by the coding sequence ATGCTGATCATCCCCACAATCCTGATAGCCCTGTTGCTGCGGCGACCCATCGCCCGCTTCCTGCAGAGCATCCCCCGCTGGCTGGGTCTGTTCCTGCACATTGCTGCCCTTTATGTCATCGTCATGCTCTGGGGCGCTGATGGCGGCAGCCGCGAGTTGATCCTGATCTACATGGGCATCAACATCATGCTGGCCATCAGCCTCAACCTGGTCAACGGCTACATGGGCGAGTTCTCGGTCGGCCATGCTGGCTTCATGGCGGTTGGCGCTTATGTCTCCGCCATCCTGACCATGTGGCTCTTCACGGATGAGCGTGTCTTCGGGCCGGCGGTACTGCCGGCGGAATGGGGGATGCCGTTCGGTTTCATCCTGGCCCTGCTTGCGGGAGGGATGGCGGCAGCGCTGGTCGGGCTGCTGGTCGCCTTCCCTTCCTTCAAGACACGCGGCGACTACCTGGCTATCGTGACGCTGGCGGTCAACTTCATTGTCCAGGGCGTGATCAATAATATGGAAGCGATCGGCGGCGCGCGCGGGCTAAACGGCGTCCCGCTGTGGACCAACCTGACCTGGATCTTCCTGTTCGCCCTCCTTTCCGTGATCGCCATTCACAACCTGGTCAAGTCCACGCTGGGCAAAGGGATCATCGCCATCCGGGAGGACGAAATCTCGGCAAGCCTGATGGGCGTCAATACCCGCCACCTGAAGCTGGTGGCCTTCCTGGTATCGTCGTTTATTGCCGGCGTCGCGGGCGGCCTGTTCGCCCATTACCTGGCGTATGTCAACCCCGGCAACTTTGGCATCCTCAAATCCACCGAGGCGCTGGTGATGGTCTACCTGGGCGGCATGGGCAGCATCAGCGGATCGATCGTCGCCGCAGCGATTTTCACGGTGCTGATCGAGGCGCTGCGTCCGCTGGCCGTCCTCAAGTGGGTTGTCGTCCCCCTGATCCTGATCACTCTGATGCTCTTCCGCCCGCAGGGTCTGTTCGGCTTCCGCGAGGTCAGGCTCAACCTGGGCCTGCGGCAGGAAGGCTCTGCTCCGGTCGCTCCGGTCAAGGAGGCGCGCGATGCCACTGCTACAGATTGA